A single Macaca fascicularis isolate 582-1 chromosome 13, T2T-MFA8v1.1 DNA region contains:
- the LOC135966939 gene encoding protein FAM90A5-like, translating into MARRDPKSGANRLVRAQTLQKQQRAPVGPRAPPPDEEDPRVKCKNCGAFGHTARSTRCPMKCWNGALVPQTFGRKEGKENRKPWKPQVRRNPGPLNKEKGEKEARPRQQDLQRKALLQIFSGTPPEKLPPNRKESMESCDYLRVASRPMPVQATNKRPRVDRALTDGSATKMSDTVSILASLSPLRKASLSSSSSLRPKERQTGAVADIPQPGVRQQGPEPLVVRKPTHSRPQGGRREVPQAASKPHGLIRVISPQAQDKRPAVTSQPCPPADTHSLGLGSNLSFRPGAKRPAQAPTQACLNFPKKPRMGPFQMPENAIQGGELGAPETLQPPPAATELRPSPSPQMSRRTPAQVPSSDRQPPHSRPCLPTAQACTMSHHPAASHDGAQPLRMLFRRLENGWWSSSLLTAPLFPSPEKPGAFLAHSRHVSEKSEAPCVPVPLSVLYEDLQVSSSSEDSDSDLE; encoded by the exons ATGGCACGTCGTGACCCCAAAAGTGGGGCAAACAGACTCGTGAGAGCCCAGACCCTCCAGAAGCAGCAGAGGGCCCCAGTTGGGCCAAGGGCTCCCCCACCCGATGAAGAAGATCCCAGG GTCAAGTGCAAAAACTGCGGGGCCTTTGGCCACACGGCCAGAAGTACCAGGTGCCCCATGAAGTGCTGGAACGGAGCCCTGGTTCcccagacctttgggagaaaggaagggaaggaaaaccgGAAACCATGGAAGCCCCAGGTTCGAAGGAACCCTGGGCCCTTgaacaaggaaaagggagagaaggaagcgAGACCAAG gcaaCAAGACCTGCAGAGGAAGGCTCTCCTCCAGATCTTTTCCGGGACACCTCCGGAGAAGCTGCCGCCAAATCGAAAAGAATCCATGGAATCTTGTGATTATCTGAGG gttgCAAGCAGGCCAATGCCGGTCCAAGCAACTAATAAGAGGCCACGCGTGGACCGTGCCCTCACTGATGGCTCAGCTACGAAAATGTCTGACACGGTATCCATCTTGGCTTCACTGTCTCCCCTCAGAAAAGCCAGTCTGAGCTCCTCGTCAAGTCTCCGACCAAAGGAACGACAGACAGGGGCTGTGGCCGACATCCCTCAGCCTGGAGTCAGGCAGCAGGGCCCGGAGCCTCTCGTCGTGAGGAAGCCGACACACAGCAGGCCTCAGGGTGGCCGTCGAGAAgttccccaggctgcctccaagCCCCACGGCCTGATCCGGGTCATCAGCCCCCAGGCACAAGACAAACGTCCTGCGGTGacctcacagccctgcccaccagccGACACACACAGCTTGGGCCTCGGCTCCAATCTCAGTTTCAGGCCAGGAGCCAAGAGACCTGCCCAGGCTCCGACTCAGGCTTGCCTGAACTTCCCCAAGAAACCGAGAATGGGTCCCTTCCAGATGCCCGAAAATGCCATCcagggaggtgagctgggggCCCCGGAGACTCTCCAACCTCCGCCAGCTGCAACCGAACTCAGACCAAGTCCGTCGCCCCAGATGAGCAGGAGGACACCCGCCCAGGTGCCCAGCAGCGACCGGCAGCCTCCGCACAGCAGACCTTGCCTGCCTACTGCCCAGGCCTGCACCATGTCCCATCACCCAGCGGCCAGCCACGATGGGGcccagcctctcagaatgctCTTCCGGAGACTGGAAAACGGATGGtggagctccagcctcctgacagcTCCCTTGTTTCCCTCTCCTGAGAAGCCGGGAGCCTTCCTCGCTCACAGCCGTCATGTCTCAGAGAAGTCTGAGGCTCCCTGTGTTCCTGTCCCCCTGAGTGTCCTCTATGAGGACCTTCaggtttcctcctcctcagaggacaGCGATTCTGACCTGGAGTGA